The following are from one region of the Hymenobacter radiodurans genome:
- a CDS encoding efflux RND transporter permease subunit: MALVILAGGILTIFTMAVDIFPEVNIPVVGVVWSYSGMSAEEMNQRVLNVNQRVYTTTVNNIEHLESRAIKGVGIIKVFFQPGTDPDAGVAQLTAITATLIRAYPRALAPH; encoded by the coding sequence ATGGCCCTGGTAATTCTAGCGGGGGGCATTTTGACCATCTTCACCATGGCGGTGGATATTTTTCCCGAGGTCAACATCCCGGTGGTGGGCGTGGTGTGGAGCTATTCGGGGATGAGCGCCGAGGAAATGAACCAGCGCGTGCTCAACGTCAACCAGCGCGTGTACACCACCACCGTCAACAACATCGAGCACCTAGAGTCGCGCGCTATTAAGGGTGTCGGCATTATTAAAGTGTTCTTCCAGCCCGGCACCGACCCCGATGCGGGCGTGGCCCAGCTCACGGCTATTACGGCCACGCTCATTCGGGCTTACCCCAGGGCATTGGCCCCCCACTGA
- the opgC gene encoding OpgC domain-containing protein yields the protein MKRIHALDFFRGIMLILITVDHFLSEKDIVRHFTYEFIGWVTAAEGFVFLSGLTAGIIYTHKLNKKGERYTNEAAKKRAWLIYRNHIAILLFALIAVLFGYGLNEYWVNHYSLFAENPFLSIFLGATLLYQPIYLDILPMYAVFILFVPIVIKYFEKGIVWQLFACSIGLYMFPIFMGSNILNDITQIRDINTGFFNLLSWQFLFFLGLFSGFSYYYGKTNQWLNNKYLLLSSLILFSGLFLIKNLHVNLNGLDLLFSKNILGPVRLINCLSIVFIIAFVSTKKLHWFSSKPMCYLGRYSLEVYSFHVLLIILLKPLKEEFSDFYSIQITHYFFAYPLALLMILLLIVPALFLAPTLLRKKTYVLRKTEAIPPYEDAELANDSLSLEENKQLV from the coding sequence ATGAAAAGAATTCATGCCCTCGATTTCTTCAGAGGTATAATGCTGATTTTGATCACAGTAGATCATTTTCTATCTGAGAAAGACATCGTCAGACACTTTACATATGAGTTCATTGGCTGGGTGACTGCTGCTGAGGGCTTCGTATTCTTATCGGGGCTGACAGCAGGCATTATATATACTCATAAGCTGAATAAAAAAGGTGAGCGTTATACAAATGAAGCAGCAAAAAAGAGAGCCTGGTTAATTTACAGGAATCATATAGCTATTTTGCTCTTTGCTTTAATAGCTGTACTATTTGGTTACGGATTGAATGAATATTGGGTAAATCATTACAGCTTGTTTGCCGAAAATCCATTCTTATCAATATTCTTAGGTGCTACATTGTTATATCAGCCTATATATTTAGATATATTACCAATGTACGCAGTCTTCATTTTATTTGTGCCAATAGTAATTAAATACTTCGAAAAAGGAATTGTTTGGCAATTATTTGCTTGTTCAATTGGATTATATATGTTCCCAATTTTTATGGGATCCAACATATTAAATGACATAACGCAGATCAGGGATATAAATACTGGCTTCTTCAATCTACTTTCTTGGCAATTCCTGTTCTTTCTAGGCTTATTTTCAGGATTTAGCTACTACTATGGCAAGACAAACCAGTGGCTGAACAATAAATATCTATTACTTTCGTCATTGATTTTGTTCTCTGGGCTCTTCTTAATAAAGAACCTGCATGTTAATTTGAATGGGCTTGATCTTTTATTTTCTAAAAATATATTAGGCCCAGTAAGACTTATAAACTGTTTGTCAATTGTTTTTATTATAGCGTTTGTATCTACTAAAAAGCTGCATTGGTTTTCATCTAAACCTATGTGTTATTTGGGTCGATACTCATTAGAGGTGTATTCATTCCATGTGTTGCTGATAATCTTATTAAAACCTTTGAAGGAAGAATTTAGCGATTTCTATTCAATTCAAATAACACACTATTTCTTTGCGTATCCATTAGCCTTATTAATGATTTTATTATTAATAGTGCCTGCTTTATTTCTGGCTCCGACGCTATTAAGGAAAAAAACATATGTACTTCGTAAAACGGAAGCTATACCTCCATATGAAGATGCGGAGTTGGCAAACGATAGCCTTTCATTAGAAGAGAACAAACAGCTAGTCTAA
- a CDS encoding glycerophosphodiester phosphodiesterase, whose product MRQTTLALLAALLIVRSVTAQQLSLDWQGHRGCRGLMPENTIPAMRKALDLGVTTLEMDVVISQDRQVVLSHDPYLNADFVRTPEGQPLPIAQEKSFRLYAMPYADIRRYDVGSQGNAKFPRQQKLRTYKPLLAEVIDSTEAYAQRKGRPAPRYNIETKMTPAGDGTLHPASAEFVHLLLAVVQSKGIQDRVIIQSFDPRALEEVHRLRPELPTAFLVDNTQGLAANLRRLSFRPTHYSPHYRLVSKALVQRCHKQGMKIIPWTVNTAADVKKMLRLKVDGIITDYPDLRLGH is encoded by the coding sequence ATGCGACAAACCACTCTTGCTTTGCTGGCCGCCTTACTGATCGTACGCAGCGTAACCGCGCAGCAGCTTTCGCTGGATTGGCAGGGCCATCGGGGCTGCCGGGGTCTGATGCCCGAAAACACGATTCCGGCCATGCGCAAGGCCCTGGACCTAGGCGTTACCACCCTGGAAATGGACGTGGTGATTAGTCAGGACCGCCAAGTGGTGCTCTCCCACGACCCTTACCTGAACGCTGATTTCGTGCGCACGCCCGAGGGGCAGCCCCTTCCCATAGCCCAGGAAAAAAGCTTCCGCCTGTACGCCATGCCCTACGCTGACATTCGGCGCTACGACGTGGGCAGCCAGGGCAACGCGAAGTTTCCGCGTCAGCAAAAGCTGCGCACCTACAAGCCGCTGCTCGCTGAGGTAATCGACTCGACGGAGGCGTATGCGCAGCGAAAAGGCCGCCCCGCCCCGCGCTACAACATCGAAACGAAGATGACCCCGGCCGGCGACGGTACCCTGCACCCGGCGTCCGCCGAGTTCGTGCACTTGCTGCTGGCCGTGGTGCAATCCAAAGGCATTCAGGACCGGGTTATTATTCAGTCCTTCGACCCTAGGGCCTTGGAAGAAGTGCACCGGCTACGACCCGAACTGCCTACTGCTTTCCTAGTGGACAACACGCAGGGGCTGGCGGCCAACCTACGGCGTCTGAGTTTCCGGCCCACACACTATAGTCCGCATTACCGGCTGGTGAGTAAAGCATTGGTGCAGCGCTGCCACAAGCAGGGCATGAAGATCATTCCCTGGACGGTAAATACGGCGGCCGACGTGAAGAAAATGCTTCGGCTAAAAGTAGATGGTATCATCACGGATTACCCCGATTTGCGCCTTGGCCACTAA
- a CDS encoding STAS domain-containing protein, whose translation MTWIPRAVKLRVDPSDPAQFSNTLVRVATMREPRLFVNCEHLDCLRTHGVGHLASQLLLLHHGGARVRLYNVSPTLFRTLHLLRLDTVFEVLQASGKHSDEASHRTATA comes from the coding sequence ATGACTTGGATTCCTCGTGCGGTAAAGCTGAGGGTTGATCCGAGTGACCCGGCTCAGTTTAGCAACACCTTAGTACGCGTTGCCACCATGCGCGAGCCTCGTCTGTTTGTCAATTGTGAGCACTTGGATTGCCTGCGAACGCACGGCGTGGGGCACCTTGCTTCCCAGCTGCTTCTACTGCACCATGGCGGGGCCAGAGTGCGGCTCTACAACGTTAGCCCCACCCTATTCCGCACCCTGCACCTGCTCCGCCTGGATACCGTTTTTGAAGTACTTCAGGCTTCCGGCAAGCACAGCGACGAAGCCAGCCACCGGACGGCTACTGCTTAG
- a CDS encoding chemotaxis protein CheB: MKNPSHLIVVGASAGGMPALCRLAEQLPTALSAAVLIVQHFAPDSSGWHLVERLARHTSLTCLLPSDGDRIEAGCVYLAPPDRHLLVKDGHMLVTKGPRENHYRPAADALFRSAAAHYGTAVIGVVLTGMLHDGTAGLELIKRAGGLAVVQDPQEAEYPSMPESALSNVPIDYVLPISQMGELLARLVRIPSSGNSNVPEDIKLEAAIAERVVGTTNEVERLGQVSSMTCPDCGGALFELKHGKLLRYRCHTGHAFTANALLKSTQHSLEETLWVALRMMEERKNLLTSIASRGEGHYSVQQEERIEEIKNHINRLREFLLNGVSGSTVVTTPEEEQQ, translated from the coding sequence GTGAAAAACCCCTCCCATCTTATCGTGGTTGGTGCTTCAGCAGGCGGAATGCCTGCTTTGTGTCGACTGGCTGAGCAACTGCCGACTGCACTGTCGGCGGCCGTGCTTATCGTACAGCATTTTGCTCCCGATTCCTCGGGCTGGCACTTGGTAGAGCGCCTGGCGCGCCATACCTCGCTTACATGCCTGCTGCCCAGCGACGGCGACCGAATTGAGGCTGGCTGCGTGTACCTAGCGCCCCCCGACCGTCACTTGCTGGTGAAGGATGGTCATATGCTGGTGACTAAAGGTCCCCGCGAAAACCACTACCGCCCGGCGGCTGACGCCCTTTTTCGCTCCGCCGCGGCTCACTACGGAACCGCCGTTATCGGGGTGGTGCTTACGGGTATGCTCCACGATGGCACTGCGGGCCTGGAGCTGATTAAGCGCGCTGGTGGCCTCGCCGTGGTGCAGGACCCTCAGGAGGCAGAGTATCCGAGTATGCCTGAAAGTGCGCTCAGCAACGTGCCCATCGATTATGTATTGCCCATCTCGCAGATGGGTGAACTACTGGCCAGACTGGTACGGATACCTTCCTCTGGCAATAGCAACGTACCTGAAGACATTAAACTGGAGGCCGCTATTGCGGAAAGAGTCGTGGGAACTACCAACGAAGTTGAACGCTTGGGCCAAGTCAGTTCCATGACCTGCCCCGACTGTGGCGGGGCGCTTTTTGAGCTCAAGCACGGCAAGCTGCTACGCTACCGCTGCCACACAGGCCATGCCTTCACTGCCAATGCGCTCCTTAAAAGTACGCAGCACAGCCTTGAAGAAACCTTGTGGGTGGCCCTGCGCATGATGGAGGAACGCAAAAATCTGCTGACCAGTATAGCGAGCCGCGGCGAGGGTCATTATTCGGTGCAGCAGGAGGAGCGCATTGAGGAAATAAAGAACCACATCAACCGTCTGCGCGAGTTTTTGCTCAATGGCGTAAGCGGCAGCACCGTGGTAACTACTCCGGAAGAAGAGCAGCAATAA
- a CDS encoding CheR family methyltransferase: MLPPPDDHTDEPGITINFHDPSQIPASVTPPQLRLANQQDNAQDKFTIVGLGGSAGSLQAFEDFFVSMPADCGMAFVIVTHLAPEQDATLAGVLQQFTRMPVREAEDGMIIRPNEVYVIPPNKDMSLLHGTLLLFAPTQPRGKRMPIDFFFQSLAKDARERAVCIICSGMGTDGTIGLKMVMENFGMVMVQAPDTAEYDSMPRSAIATEFVDYVLPVDQLPGKLLEYINKPPTSRPHRETAESASKPAHALQKIFLLIRSHTGHDFSFYKRNTVMRRIERRMNSHQIKDFTHYVRYLQENVPEVEALFKELLIGVTKFFRDNEAFDSFKKHLLPMLRQKPDGSLVRVWTPGCSTGEEAYSVAITLLECLDALAPERYLKVQIFATDINAEGIDFARAGFYPENIAADVTPERLRRYFTKVEGGYQIRKELRDLVVFAPHNLNKDAPFTRLDVLVCRNLLIYLSAELQRNLLPVFHYALNPNGLLFLGPSENLTGFQDLFAPLDIKWKISRRMEGAASLPRLLNFPSGLSRLPSIPTVAATSSGLGSTRKDGPFAILVQKALLRYFAPPAVVVNPKGEILFVNGRTGRYLEPAPGLSNLNIFEMVRDDMRFELSGAIHQASTTHADVVVDGMKLATDTGFQLVRLSVKYMTEPEHLQGLMLVAFEEQAPPRKVRAGKANLLSADLSRDAAVAAMEKELHYTKQRLQMTIEEMESSLEELKSTNEELQSANEELQSTNEEAMTNKEEMQSMNEELLTLNLQYASKTEELSQAANDMKNLLDATEIATIFLNNDLLIKRFTPSIGRIFKLVASDVGRSITDFANNLRYDNLAGDVQHVIDRLVTIETNIQTTTGEWYAMRILPYRTLDNYINGAVITFNDITQLKDLEGSLQASTSFAESIVETVREPMIVLNQDLQVVLISGAFAEHYRLNVAEAKGQSLTELNNGAWNLPPLRRLLTNLLSDKSEEFDNVPLQVKLPELGPRQVLVYGRRLLSHGSQMTSVLLGISDAPAQAPT, encoded by the coding sequence ATGCTTCCTCCCCCCGACGATCATACTGACGAGCCCGGCATCACTATCAACTTTCACGACCCCAGCCAGATTCCGGCCAGCGTGACGCCCCCCCAACTGCGGCTGGCCAACCAGCAGGATAACGCACAGGACAAGTTTACCATTGTGGGCCTGGGTGGCTCGGCGGGCTCCCTGCAGGCCTTCGAGGATTTTTTTGTGAGCATGCCCGCAGATTGCGGAATGGCCTTCGTGATTGTGACCCACCTTGCCCCGGAACAGGATGCCACGCTGGCGGGCGTGTTGCAGCAATTCACGCGCATGCCCGTGCGCGAAGCCGAGGACGGCATGATAATACGCCCCAATGAGGTGTATGTGATTCCGCCCAACAAAGACATGAGCCTGCTACACGGCACGCTGCTGCTGTTTGCGCCCACGCAGCCGCGGGGCAAGCGCATGCCTATCGACTTCTTTTTTCAAAGTCTGGCCAAAGATGCCCGCGAACGGGCCGTGTGCATTATCTGCTCTGGCATGGGCACCGATGGTACCATTGGGCTGAAGATGGTGATGGAGAACTTCGGGATGGTAATGGTGCAAGCGCCCGATACGGCCGAGTACGACTCCATGCCCCGCTCAGCCATTGCCACCGAGTTTGTAGACTACGTGCTGCCCGTGGATCAACTGCCCGGCAAGCTGCTGGAATACATAAATAAGCCCCCCACAAGCCGACCGCACCGCGAAACGGCCGAGTCGGCGTCGAAGCCGGCCCACGCTCTCCAGAAAATCTTCCTGCTCATCCGTTCCCATACGGGCCACGACTTTTCCTTCTATAAGCGCAACACGGTGATGCGCCGCATTGAGCGGCGCATGAATTCTCACCAGATCAAGGACTTCACTCACTACGTGCGCTACCTGCAGGAAAACGTGCCGGAAGTAGAAGCCCTGTTTAAGGAGCTGCTCATCGGGGTAACCAAGTTTTTCCGGGACAACGAAGCGTTCGACTCGTTTAAAAAGCACTTGCTGCCGATGCTTCGCCAGAAGCCTGACGGCAGCCTGGTGCGGGTCTGGACCCCCGGCTGCTCCACCGGCGAAGAAGCGTATTCGGTCGCTATTACCTTGCTCGAATGCCTCGACGCACTGGCTCCCGAGCGCTATCTGAAGGTTCAGATTTTTGCCACTGACATCAACGCGGAAGGCATCGACTTTGCCCGCGCCGGCTTTTACCCCGAAAACATAGCCGCCGATGTGACCCCAGAGCGGCTGCGGCGCTACTTTACCAAGGTGGAGGGCGGCTACCAGATTCGGAAAGAGCTGCGCGACTTGGTGGTTTTTGCCCCCCACAACCTCAACAAGGATGCCCCCTTCACTCGCCTCGATGTGCTGGTGTGCCGCAATCTGCTCATCTATCTGTCGGCGGAGCTGCAGCGCAATCTGCTGCCCGTGTTTCACTACGCCCTTAACCCTAACGGCCTGCTGTTTCTGGGGCCGAGCGAGAACCTGACGGGCTTCCAGGATTTATTTGCCCCCCTGGATATCAAGTGGAAGATTTCGCGGCGCATGGAGGGCGCGGCGTCCCTGCCCCGTCTGCTTAATTTCCCCTCGGGCTTGTCGCGGCTGCCATCTATTCCTACCGTAGCAGCCACCAGTTCTGGCCTCGGAAGCACCCGCAAAGACGGCCCCTTCGCTATCTTGGTGCAGAAAGCATTGCTACGCTACTTTGCCCCGCCGGCCGTGGTTGTCAATCCGAAGGGCGAAATTCTGTTTGTGAATGGGCGCACGGGCCGCTACCTGGAGCCGGCCCCTGGCCTCAGCAACCTGAACATCTTTGAGATGGTGCGCGACGACATGCGCTTCGAGCTGAGCGGCGCCATTCATCAGGCCAGCACCACCCACGCCGATGTAGTAGTGGACGGCATGAAGCTGGCCACGGATACCGGCTTTCAGCTGGTGCGCCTCAGCGTAAAATACATGACCGAGCCAGAACACTTGCAGGGCCTGATGTTGGTAGCGTTTGAGGAGCAAGCGCCACCCCGCAAGGTGCGCGCAGGCAAAGCCAATCTGCTAAGTGCTGACCTGAGTCGCGACGCGGCGGTGGCAGCCATGGAAAAGGAGCTGCATTACACCAAGCAGCGCCTGCAAATGACCATTGAGGAGATGGAAAGCAGTCTGGAGGAACTAAAAAGTACCAACGAAGAGCTGCAAAGCGCCAACGAGGAGCTGCAAAGCACCAACGAGGAGGCCATGACCAATAAGGAGGAAATGCAGAGCATGAACGAGGAGCTGCTCACGCTGAACCTACAGTACGCGAGCAAAACGGAGGAGCTGAGTCAGGCGGCCAACGACATGAAAAACCTGCTCGATGCCACCGAAATTGCTACCATCTTCCTCAATAATGATTTGCTCATCAAACGGTTCACGCCATCCATCGGGCGCATATTCAAGCTGGTGGCTTCGGATGTGGGGCGGTCCATAACGGACTTTGCCAACAACCTGCGCTACGATAATTTGGCCGGCGATGTGCAGCACGTAATTGACCGGCTGGTAACAATAGAAACCAATATTCAGACGACCACCGGCGAGTGGTACGCCATGCGCATTCTGCCCTACCGCACCCTCGATAACTACATCAACGGGGCCGTTATCACCTTCAATGATATCACTCAGCTCAAGGACCTGGAAGGTAGTCTGCAAGCCAGCACCAGCTTTGCTGAAAGTATCGTCGAAACCGTGCGCGAGCCTATGATCGTGCTCAACCAAGACCTGCAGGTGGTTTTGATCAGCGGAGCCTTTGCTGAGCACTACCGCTTGAACGTGGCGGAAGCGAAAGGCCAGTCGCTGACGGAGTTGAACAATGGCGCCTGGAACCTGCCCCCTCTGCGCCGCCTGCTCACCAACCTGCTGAGTGATAAAAGCGAAGAGTTCGACAACGTGCCGTTGCAGGTGAAGCTGCCTGAGTTGGGCCCGCGCCAGGTGCTGGTATATGGCCGCCGCCTGCTCAGTCACGGCTCGCAAATGACGTCTGTACTGCTGGGCATAAGTGATGCACCTGCGCAAGCACCGACGTAG
- a CDS encoding PAS domain-containing sensor histidine kinase has protein sequence MDYDQQLSAHEALQQLRDHAEKRRHLVTQSVDVSAPQDTQRLVQELQVYQIELEMQYEQLLLSQAEAETAHAKYVDLYDFGPIGYFTLDEAGLIQLLNLRAAQMLGTVRQRLTSRRLALFVTSDCRPKFNDFLTQTLLSDTRQTCELEMMREDGTRFFVRLEGLAMLSENGAKCCRLAVIDITDSKAATRALEASEARFRLLFEQSRDATLLIQDSHVIDCNSTALQFFNLRSKSELLGKHVSIFAPPTQPTGMPSVEAANAHTAEALQKGWNRFEWLLIGPDEEEMWVEISLTAFSLDGQAVLHSVVRDITAQRKAREQLRREKEFSESLLNNSVDGVMAFDAQHRITAWNKVMELNTRKPKAEVLGKDVFDLFPQHRDGPEGEAVCKVLAGERVTNYNLKLYERPGHFESFFVPLLNDEGKVEGGLVLIRDVTERVRLAEEATQMKLRQQQEVHSAILTTQEEERKRIAEALHNGVGQLLYATKLNLENRAGGNSSRDSALALLEEAIKATRTISFELTPGILQDFGLKSALEELVKRIPHAGLHVHLYMQGDFDGLPQQLEVSVYRIVQELLNNIIKHAKAREAFVHVVQEDGHVIISVEDDGQGFDPVQAKAKYSGIGLTSIRNRVDLLAGTLSIDSRPGRGTIVSIELRIK, from the coding sequence ATGGACTACGACCAGCAGCTTTCCGCACATGAGGCTTTGCAGCAGCTTCGCGACCATGCCGAAAAGCGCCGCCACCTAGTTACGCAGAGCGTGGATGTATCGGCGCCGCAGGATACCCAACGGCTGGTGCAGGAGCTGCAAGTGTACCAGATAGAGCTGGAAATGCAGTACGAGCAGCTCCTGTTGTCGCAGGCTGAGGCCGAAACTGCGCACGCCAAGTACGTCGACCTATACGACTTTGGGCCCATAGGCTATTTTACGCTCGATGAGGCGGGGCTTATTCAGCTGCTGAATCTGCGGGCGGCCCAGATGCTGGGCACCGTACGCCAGCGCCTCACAAGCCGGCGCCTCGCCTTGTTTGTAACTTCGGACTGTCGGCCCAAATTCAATGATTTTCTAACTCAAACCCTGCTCTCCGACACGCGCCAGACCTGCGAGTTGGAGATGATGCGAGAGGATGGCACGCGTTTTTTTGTCAGGCTAGAAGGCTTGGCTATGCTCTCAGAGAACGGCGCGAAATGCTGCCGCCTAGCTGTCATCGATATCACTGATTCAAAAGCGGCTACGCGGGCCCTCGAAGCCAGCGAAGCCCGTTTTCGGTTGCTGTTTGAGCAAAGCCGCGATGCCACGCTGCTCATTCAGGATAGCCACGTTATCGATTGTAACAGCACTGCTCTTCAATTCTTTAATCTTCGCAGCAAGAGTGAGCTGCTGGGCAAGCACGTTTCAATTTTTGCCCCCCCTACGCAGCCTACTGGAATGCCGTCGGTAGAAGCCGCCAACGCCCACACCGCAGAGGCACTGCAGAAAGGCTGGAACCGGTTTGAGTGGTTGTTGATAGGGCCGGATGAGGAGGAAATGTGGGTAGAAATCTCCTTGACCGCCTTCTCGCTGGATGGCCAAGCGGTATTGCATTCCGTGGTGCGCGATATTACGGCTCAGCGGAAGGCGCGCGAGCAGCTACGCCGGGAAAAGGAGTTCTCCGAAAGTCTGCTCAATAATAGCGTCGATGGTGTTATGGCTTTCGATGCCCAGCACCGCATCACGGCTTGGAACAAGGTAATGGAGCTCAATACCCGTAAGCCGAAAGCAGAAGTGCTGGGTAAGGATGTATTTGATCTGTTTCCGCAGCACCGCGACGGCCCCGAGGGAGAAGCGGTGTGCAAGGTTTTGGCGGGGGAGCGCGTCACGAACTACAATCTGAAGCTCTATGAACGACCCGGCCACTTTGAGTCCTTTTTTGTGCCCTTGCTGAACGATGAAGGTAAGGTGGAAGGGGGCTTGGTGCTGATTCGCGACGTGACGGAGCGCGTCCGGCTGGCCGAAGAAGCCACCCAGATGAAGCTACGGCAGCAACAGGAGGTGCACTCGGCCATCCTGACCACCCAAGAAGAGGAACGCAAGCGCATTGCCGAAGCCTTGCACAACGGCGTCGGGCAATTGCTTTACGCCACCAAGCTAAATCTGGAAAACCGCGCGGGGGGCAATTCTTCCCGCGATTCGGCGCTGGCCCTACTGGAAGAAGCCATCAAAGCCACCCGCACCATCTCGTTTGAGCTGACGCCCGGTATTCTCCAGGATTTTGGCTTAAAATCGGCACTGGAAGAGTTGGTAAAACGTATTCCGCACGCGGGACTGCACGTGCACCTCTATATGCAGGGAGATTTTGATGGGCTTCCGCAGCAGCTCGAAGTATCTGTGTATCGTATTGTGCAAGAGTTGCTTAACAATATTATCAAGCACGCCAAAGCCCGCGAAGCCTTTGTGCATGTGGTGCAGGAAGATGGCCACGTAATCATCTCCGTCGAGGACGACGGCCAGGGCTTCGACCCAGTCCAGGCAAAAGCCAAGTACTCCGGTATCGGCCTCACCAGTATCCGCAACCGCGTCGATCTGCTAGCCGGTACGCTCTCCATCGACTCACGCCCCGGCCGAGGTACTATAGTAAGTATTGAGCTACGGATAAAGTAA
- a CDS encoding LruC domain-containing protein has protein sequence MKNQPLQHRLSWLFSAIALMLTIQSCSDKENIASPRTSTQSSTQDIVVPPACQSVCLVAGQHNQVGTVDVALDGGDVLVTYNLTTPGITLKEIHLDVFTSLQELRDEKKLSNGGAIPGKFTYKQTFKTGVTSYTVRIPAAQVPDINCFFIASHAALSNGETAWGGVCDNTSKGVSLANANQFPGNNWSVYFEFCKSRCSQAIDFTYAWEDINNVGPFQNDRDYNDLVVQSDIVKTSSQVIINFLVTARGAAYDHKFRFRIPKLGITSISGAASYTSDATYYYVTVFESTKTALLGSGPERFANTVSGEPCVPYATAQVTLNINGDFSYNPSEPYEPYISVYTSGPATGTPSYDLYVWEVSNRDTYTVGGKEYPNGILISDDWKWPLEYMSINEPYPSFTSITDGFTYGWFNSPAPGYESKTFGPEDCL, from the coding sequence ATGAAAAATCAACCTTTACAGCACAGGCTCTCTTGGCTATTTTCAGCCATAGCTCTGATGTTGACGATTCAAAGTTGTTCGGATAAGGAAAATATTGCTTCGCCTCGCACAAGCACGCAATCGAGCACGCAGGATATTGTTGTTCCTCCAGCTTGTCAGTCCGTTTGCTTGGTAGCAGGCCAGCATAACCAAGTGGGAACGGTAGATGTGGCGCTGGACGGTGGCGACGTGCTGGTAACGTACAATCTGACGACACCGGGTATCACTCTTAAAGAGATACACCTTGATGTCTTTACCAGTCTGCAAGAGCTGAGAGATGAGAAGAAACTAAGCAATGGGGGCGCTATACCTGGTAAGTTTACTTACAAGCAAACATTTAAGACCGGCGTAACATCGTATACCGTAAGAATTCCTGCCGCGCAGGTTCCAGACATCAACTGCTTTTTCATCGCATCACATGCGGCGCTTTCCAATGGCGAAACTGCTTGGGGTGGCGTATGCGACAACACAAGCAAGGGCGTATCCTTAGCTAATGCCAACCAGTTCCCTGGTAATAACTGGTCGGTGTACTTCGAGTTCTGCAAGAGCAGATGCAGCCAGGCCATCGACTTCACCTATGCCTGGGAGGATATTAACAACGTTGGTCCTTTCCAAAACGACAGAGACTACAATGACTTAGTAGTGCAGTCTGACATTGTTAAGACTTCTAGCCAAGTGATAATCAACTTCCTGGTAACTGCCAGAGGAGCTGCTTACGATCATAAGTTCCGTTTCCGGATTCCAAAGCTGGGAATAACCAGTATCTCAGGGGCGGCCAGTTACACGAGTGATGCCACGTACTACTATGTCACTGTTTTCGAGAGCACAAAAACCGCACTGCTTGGATCAGGACCAGAAAGATTCGCTAATACGGTGTCGGGTGAGCCATGCGTTCCTTACGCAACAGCCCAAGTAACGCTCAATATCAACGGCGACTTCTCCTACAATCCGAGCGAGCCCTACGAGCCCTACATTTCGGTGTATACCTCCGGCCCCGCCACAGGCACACCCTCTTATGATTTGTACGTGTGGGAGGTTTCAAACAGAGATACCTATACCGTTGGAGGAAAGGAATATCCAAACGGCATCCTGATTTCTGATGATTGGAAGTGGCCCTTAGAATACATGTCAATCAATGAGCCTTATCCAAGCTTCACAAGCATAACCGATGGATTCACGTACGGCTGGTTTAACTCGCCAGCTCCTGGCTATGAATCTAAAACGTTTGGGCCAGAGGATTGCCTATAA
- a CDS encoding TVP38/TMEM64 family protein — MQQLKDQSPSVTDSASAKGTSNHLPLYVSAAVIVLLVGCYFLWPAFQSAVREAFDILTSGDRPRIAKWVQQFGAWGPVWLLLAFIIQMFLVVINVVLLILVAILAYGPWWGSLWAFVGIVVASSVGYGLGHLLGEGFVGRLLGEKSQKKVVDQVQRYGVWAVVIARISPIISNDAVSFVAGLARMGYLKFLIATAGGILPLIGLLAYLGENSDRLKSGLLWVSGVSLVLFGVYVWWDKRRQKA; from the coding sequence ATGCAGCAACTTAAAGATCAATCTCCATCAGTGACAGATAGCGCCTCAGCGAAGGGGACCTCCAATCATCTGCCATTGTATGTTTCGGCAGCCGTGATCGTGCTGCTCGTGGGCTGTTACTTTTTGTGGCCGGCCTTTCAAAGCGCCGTGCGCGAAGCCTTTGATATTCTGACCAGCGGAGATCGGCCCCGCATTGCGAAGTGGGTGCAGCAATTTGGCGCATGGGGGCCAGTTTGGCTGCTACTGGCGTTTATAATCCAGATGTTTTTGGTCGTAATTAATGTGGTGCTGTTGATTCTGGTGGCTATTCTGGCGTATGGGCCGTGGTGGGGTTCGTTGTGGGCCTTTGTGGGGATAGTGGTGGCGTCGTCGGTGGGTTACGGGCTGGGTCACCTGCTGGGAGAAGGGTTTGTGGGGCGCTTGTTGGGTGAGAAAAGCCAGAAAAAAGTAGTTGACCAAGTGCAGCGCTACGGCGTGTGGGCCGTGGTTATTGCCCGCATCTCTCCTATCATTTCCAACGACGCGGTCAGTTTCGTGGCGGGCTTGGCACGCATGGGCTACCTCAAGTTCCTGATTGCTACCGCGGGGGGCATTTTGCCGCTCATCGGGCTGCTGGCGTACCTGGGCGAGAACAGCGACCGGCTCAAAAGCGGATTGCTGTGGGTATCGGGGGTAAGTTTGGTGCTGTTTGGAGTGTATGTCTGGTGGGATAAGCGGCGGCAAAAGGCATAA